The genomic DNA TGAACTATTCTTGTGGTCGTTGTGCGGCCACCTAGCTTATCTCCAAAATGTAATCAGAGttacattaaccctctcaggctcaaaataagttttgatgaaaggatgaacaactaagtccttcaggggaacttctgagttaaaaaatgctcatgaaatacatacgtggagtaaccaggtaggtaggttttcacgttgctaatctgcaacgcctgcctccagagggttaatcatTATTTTCTGtgagttttatataacacacatgcgcgcgcgcgcacacacacacacacacacacacacacacgcacgcacgcacgcacacacacacacacacacaaacacacacaaacacacacacacacacacacacaaacacacacacacacacacacacacacacacacacacgcacacacacacaaacgcacacacacagctctgactaaaataataaaaagcagaATCTGATTAAGGTCTATAGCTAGGCAGCTATAGAACAAACCCGATTAGAAAACTATTTTAAAACCTGATCTGATGGAAGCCTAGAAAGAAAATTCTCTGAAATATTTATCTCTCCCTTGCGTCTCTTTTGTGTTTGCTCCCATGTTCAAAGTGACTGTCAGTGTGTGACAGAGAGGCAGAGCTATCATTGGCTGACAAACGAGGGCCTGATCACCATACAAGGAGAgagccatgcaaacacacacacacacacacacacacacacacacacacacacacaaacacattctcCTGTTATATCAACCCTGACCTTTCACCCTGGCGCTGCTTTGACAGGATTTAACGTAATGACACAAACAGTTTGCATTCAACACCCACACATGAGCATCCACACCCCCCACACAGAGCACACACCAAGCAGGAGACAAACGCTTACATATGCAGGAATCTAAAAATAGCCAAATGTCCGGCATTAAAAATAGAGCTGGAAAATAAAAGCAGGATTCGTTTGACTGTGTCTAAATGCTTTGACAGTCTGTCTGTCTGCATTTGGCCGTTTGTGGCGGACGCAGGAAGACAGGCAGGCAGGGACGGGAATAGGCGCTGGAGATGAAACAACAACGAGCAGTTAGTTTTTCTGCAGTTCTGCTGTCCCTCCAGCTGGCTCCTCGGCTAATTAcgatggtggtgggggggtgggggggacacaTGCAGAGGAGAACGAGGAGGTAAAGCAGGAGTGGAAACCCACGTCATTTTCAGCTGCGCTCTCTGCTGAGCTCAGAAACAGAGCTCTCTGTTCCTCGCTTCAGAACTCAGCTGTCTGGATAATCAGATGTGGCAGGTCGGCTAATGGACTCCTCTATAGGTTATGGAGCATTTTCATCCATTTACAGTACCGGCCAAAGACACTTTTACCAGGGCTCTAATCAAGCTAATCCCTCCCCCGTAGCTGTTTTACTGACCCACACAAATATAACATGGATGAAAGGTCTGGTTTTCAGGAATAATAAGGGAACAATTTACCCACAGGCAGCAGGGACTCGCAGTCTAAAAACACAAGGCTGTAGCAAGCCACCTGCTTGTTTCTGAGGGCAGAAACCAATCAGTTCAAGTCTGTAGGCACATGATTCCTGAAGACACTGGTAGGTCAGCACAAACCCTCCATGTCATGTACAGTATTTAGGTCCTGGGTGAACTGAAGAAGGGCTCATGGAATATAACAGAAACACGGTATCGCCATGGCGATACAGTCTCTAGTGCAGTAGTTCCCAAAAACGTGGTCCAGGAATTAGGAACAATCAAGCATAATTCCATATGTTTATTATAATTGATGTAAATGCTGATGAATGTAGTTTATTATGAGGTGGAGTTGTGTTTTCATTACATCTGGGATCATAGGTCTTCTGGAAACTGCTGTTCTAGTGCCTCGCTGCATCTTGACGTGGTCCGGGTTGGGATGTGGTACAGTCACGAGCATTAGATGTTAGTGGGCACTTCCTGCTGACATATATGACCTAACGAGGGTGCAGGAGAGCATCTTGGGACAAAGAAGATAGCAGAGTTGACTATTTGGTAAGGACTAGGAGCAGAGCAGCAGCATGACGGTCTTCACATGCAATAGAAAAACTATAACAATTTAACTCTGACTCATTAAGACCAAAAGTCCTGCCTAAAAACGGACAAAATCCTTTCTTTCTAAAAGCGCTCTCACTTGTGCTGGTGATCAGCATCGCCCGGCTGCTGACTACCCTAACCCTATCCATGTGGAAGCAGTAAACAGGCACGGTTTCATTACATTTGCTTAGTATCTGAGATTGAAGTGCACAAAACCTGACATTATCATAACTATTAATGCCTAAATGTCCCACTGAAGCAGCACTGTCTCAACAGGAACCTTGGGAAGTCCGGCCTACGTGTGTCCTGCCTTGGTTTAGGTAAGTTGGTCTGAAGGAGCGGAAAAACTCTTCGCTAAAACCTTGAAGCTAAGCTACCTGTGCTCGTCTCGTCTCATTCAGGCACCTGGGTGACATTTGGATCACAGATCTCTGATGAGGTGAGAGCTCGGTCGTGCTTGCACTGGAATACTAGAACTAGTTTCTTTGTGCCTCTCAAATGTTTCAAACCTTAAAACTTGGATATAATCTGTTCTTTCATGCCGTCATTCTTCCTGGAAACCAAAACAATCTTGGGATCATTAGATTCTCCATTTTTGTGTTTTCCCTCAGATGGCCGAGAACCTCATGACCATAGCTTATGAAAATGGAGTGAACCTGTTCGACACAGCGGAGGTGTACGCTTCTGGAAGGTCAGGCTTGATTCAGGATCTTTTTAACTTCCCTGTTGGGAAACGGAAAATGAAAAAGTCTGTTTAGATCTTTACATGTCTGCAGGTTTCTGAATGTGTTCGTGTTTTTGTCTCTTCAGAGCCGAAATCACTCTAGGGAATGTCATCAAGAAAAAGGGGTGGAGGTGAAATTCATCATTTTGCCTAAATGACTCACATGTTACACCAGACTGCTAGTTATCAGTGGCATCATGTAAAAAGAAACCTTCAGCTTTTATGCTCCTCAGACTCACGACCCTGTCCTTCTCAGGCGCTCCAGTTTCGTCATCACAACAAAAATCTACTGGGGAGGCCAGTAAGTATGGTTTCCCTTTAAAGCTCCTTGTTTCTGACCGTCGCTCCAACAGATGGTGAataaagtgtttttttaatttctcTACAGAGCAGAGACCGAGAGAGGACTCTCCAGAAAGCACATTATTGAAGGTAACGCTCTTTGCTTGAATAAAAATCACCCCATTAGTGGTGAAAAATCTCCTGATTCCTAAAGCATGAATGTTATTTTTGTATCCTAACAAACTTTAGTAATTACCCATGTTGCACATCAGATGCTGCAAACTTCTGCAGCCGTTTCCAAAACCCACCTGTGCAGGTTTAACCACGGCTGTATCCTCTGCTCTATGAGCCCTTCTATTTCTCTGAGTGCAAAATTAAAATCCAGCAGCAGTTTCACAGCCGATCCCACGAACTGTCGTCTTTCTGTGACTCTATAAGCTTTTGAAGAGAAACTTTTATTTTTAACTCTCAAAACTCCTCTGGGTTTGTGCTTTGACCTTGTGCCACCATGAAATTATTTATTCAATGCTTAAATTATTATATTATGAAATATCTCAGATTGTTTCAGGACTTGTAATCATCTCGTGGTTATAAAATAACGCTTTAATTCATGGTATGTTGGTTTTATTGACCCGATCAATAATGTTTGATGTGTGTTTTTAAATTCactagcaataataataataataataataataataataataataacaataatacttTTCATGTAAAAAGCTTAAACCATGTTgctaaaataaattcttaaaaaTTAAATCTAAACTACAACAATAAACAGAATGAAATCTTATAGATCAAGAAGTCGCCAAGGAGGCGGACCTTAACCATTATGTCTAATGGTTAAGGTCCGCCTCCTTGGCGACTTGGTGATATTAACCATTTGGAACAACAAAGCAGTGACTATTAAAACTTAAAGAGCTCTGTTCTCTACAGGTTTACGAGGATCCTTATCAAGACTCCAGCTAGATTATGTGGATATAGTTTTCGCCAACAGGAATGACGTCAACAGTCCAATGGAAGGTCGGTCTGTTATGTATATTTTAAATGCTGTCATTGGAGTCtgggggtgagtgagtgagtgagtgagtgagtgagtgagtgagtgagtgagtgagtgagtgagtgagtgagtgagtgagtgagttgccAGTGTCTAATGAGTGCTTTTCAGTCTCACCACTGTTGAGGTTCAGTTTGTTGACtctctggggcccccttgtggcctGGTGGTCCCAATCAATTGCCTGCCCTGCCGCAGCGCCTCTGCGTTTGTGCCTCCCCAACTCTGTCATGTAAAAGTGTCAGATTTATTAGTGCCatatttaaataatttggcaTTAGACATTTTGTTGTTGCTTGTATAGATTTATTATGATTTATTTGTagcaggagccagttgaggtggcttgggcatctggttagtatgcctccctggtgagattttctgggcacgtctaactgggaggagacctaaaggaagacccaggacacgccggaggcactacgtctctcggctggccagggaacaccgtgGGATTTCTGcgtaggagctggcccaagtggctgggtagagggaactctgggcctccctgcttaggctgcagcccccgtgacccgaccccagatgaGCGGAAGAGAACGAACGTGTGGATGTTTGTAGCAGAAATGAGCAGACGAGCAATCGGACTCTTCTCATTTCTGCCTGAATGTCTGATCAAGCTAAAGAAGCTTTTTAAATCAAGTGCTCATTTGGACCTCTATTACTCTATTGGGGTGTTTTAAGAAGACCATTGTAACAGGAGAcgaggactagctgttagctcatctgtGCAGTGAGAACTGatttctgtttctccaaactgaggttgttcaaggaGCTATCTACAGCAGGTAAAACGATGATTGTTTATCATTTATTCATAGTGTTATTTGTTGTGGTTTTGCAGAGATCGTTCGGGCCATGACGTTTGTAATAAACCAGGGTATGGCTATGTACTGGGGAACGTCTCGCTGGAGCGCCATGGAGATCATGGTGAAGACCCCAACCACACAGCTGTTGAGTCTGTGACCTGTAAAGTGACGTTAAGTCGTTTTGTTTCTCTTTTTGCCACCAGGAAGCTTACTCAGTGGCTCGTCAGTTCAACCTGATACCACCCGTGTGTGAGCAGGCAGAGTATCACTATTTCCAGAGGGATAAAGTAGAGGTGCAGCTTCCTGAACTCTACCACAAGATCGGTCAGACCCCCACAGTCCCACAGCTTTGTCCACTCTCATGTGTTTAATATTTCTGGTTCACTGACTCTTGCTTCTCTCGCAGGGGTGGGGGCTATGACCTGGTCTCCTCTTGCTTGTGGATTAATCACAGGGAAATACAGCGATGGCGTGCCTGAGTGCTCCAGAGCAGCCATGAAGGTCAGCTGGATTTAACGGACTCTCATCAGGGACTCAAAAGCAGCCTTGCCGAAATCAGGACTGTTTTCTGATTTCTTTCCCTCTGCTTTGGCTCTGATGAAGGGATACCAGTGGCTGAAGGAAAGGGTGAACAGTGAGGAGGGTCGTAGGCAGCTCGCTAAAATCAAGGAGCTCCATCTACTGGCCGACAGACTGGGCTGCACCGCTGCACAGCTGGCCATAGGTAAACCATGATGCAACTTTTTTTACATGTCAGCATCGTGTGACTGGAGCGGATTATTCAAGTCATTTACTGCTGCTTCATGGCTAAAGGGCAATCTGTTTAGGTCCTTATTTTAGTAATCAATAGTGTTACTTTCTGGTTATAAAATATACTGTCTGATTTCTATTAAAACAAAAATTCAAAGATGCAAGTTGAAATATTTTAGCTGAATAAAAGGTAACAAAAAAATGTAACTTGAGCTTTTTTTTAACAACATTTGTTTAATCATAATAAAAAGTGCAAGTGCTAAATGCTGTACAGGAGAAATGTGGCTAAAATTAGGTAATTACAATAATTTAGCTGTTTCAGAAAGATTGGGCAGTCATGCGTTTATGCAGATCTGCATGAAGTTAACTTGTTGCACTCATCTATCCCTCTGAATATTATGTTACATTCACTAGATATGATCTCTAATTAATTTGCATAGTTACTTGTATAATTTGATTTAGAAAAGTTACATTCAGAATCAGGTTTTGTTGCCGTATGTGTGGGAAAACAGGAAATTGCTGCAGCACTTGGtgcaaaaaagaaagataaaaataagaggaaTAACAGAAGTGAGAATATCATCATGTAAACCACTATAACTATTTATTTAGCTCTTTAAAGATGACAGCTGCATGTGacataaacatgttttattgaAGTATCCACTGAATTAtaatttaaaaaattaaaaataatgtttttgttaattttttattatttctctaaTATTTTTACTTCTAGtttaatttaaaacattttatttagttatatattatttatttattcctcaATCATTATCTTACATTAAAAAAATCCATCAGATCCAAACACAGTCAGTGTAATTATCAGAGGTGTGGATTCGAgttacatgacttggactcgagtcagactcgagtcattattttaatgacttctgacttgacttgataaaatctgtaaagacttacgacttgactcggacctgaacgccaatgacttgcaacttgaatcgacttgcatctgttgacttgataatgacttgagcatatttgatatttttgcactaaagtgacacgacatggacaaaaatcatgaatcgttCTCCAgtctgggtgtgatcttgttctgctaactgcagcagcactttgtttataatcagtttcagttgctctTCCTGCTTGTTTGGGCAAATaggtgaagctttaagaagctttatttctggaatttatttattatcattgtcattaaattgaagttggacagatgacttgattatgacttgaaaattcaaaattaaggacttggacttgacttggacttgattctttcacttggacttgactcgagacttgactggaaagattagtgacttacttgtgacttgcaaagcagtgacttggtcacacctctagtAATTTTCCAGTTTATTTCTTATCATTTTGCCAGTTTAGAAAACAGAGTTCTGCTCTAAAGCCGGAGCGCATGAGGAACTCGTGACCTTCTGGGTTTTCCTCATTTGGATATTTTTCTCCTCAGCCTGGTGTCTTCGGAGTGAAGGAGTCAGCTCAGTCCTTCTGGGCGTCTCTACCGCAGACCAGCTAATCGAGAACCTGGGTGCCCTCCAGGTAAAGCGCTCACACATCTGAACTATATGTCCTGTCACACAGAGCCTGGCTTGTTTTGAGATTTGTGTTACACACAGAGAGGAAAGTGGCAAACAGACCTCTTGTCTTCATTTCAGATTTTATCCCAAATGAACCCTCAGACCATCACCGAGATCGACGCCCTGCTGGGAAACAAGCCACACGCCAAGAAAGAGTCACGCGCCTGAAAGCAACCGAAGAAGTttcaaggaggaggaggaaaaaactTTGGGGGAAACAAACGTCGCTTTTTGCTCT from Nothobranchius furzeri strain GRZ-AD chromosome 10, NfurGRZ-RIMD1, whole genome shotgun sequence includes the following:
- the LOC107386434 gene encoding voltage-gated potassium channel subunit beta-2 isoform X1; this translates as MQVSFACTEHNLKSRSEDRLCGLRTAPPPGGSSGGVGGGGGGGGGSGSGGGGGGGGGGSGQGSNGNYISQGSVKIREGPGSRQTQGHAHMKEAIGRHTSMKYRNLGKSGLRVSCLGLGTWVTFGSQISDEMAENLMTIAYENGVNLFDTAEVYASGRAEITLGNVIKKKGWRRSSFVITTKIYWGGQAETERGLSRKHIIEGLRGSLSRLQLDYVDIVFANRNDVNSPMEEIVRAMTFVINQGMAMYWGTSRWSAMEIMEAYSVARQFNLIPPVCEQAEYHYFQRDKVEVQLPELYHKIGVGAMTWSPLACGLITGKYSDGVPECSRAAMKGYQWLKERVNSEEGRRQLAKIKELHLLADRLGCTAAQLAIAWCLRSEGVSSVLLGVSTADQLIENLGALQILSQMNPQTITEIDALLGNKPHAKKESRA
- the LOC107386434 gene encoding voltage-gated potassium channel subunit beta-2 isoform X2; translation: MFASRGASGGGKGGKYSVEDLYGISKKPKASTSSGSIVAKSGTKSSKTSEQRSESEAFASQILEAAHKLVERRRLELYLREYGLSLADCVSERSAMTYRNLGKSGLRVSCLGLGTWVTFGSQISDEMAENLMTIAYENGVNLFDTAEVYASGRAEITLGNVIKKKGWRRSSFVITTKIYWGGQAETERGLSRKHIIEGLRGSLSRLQLDYVDIVFANRNDVNSPMEEIVRAMTFVINQGMAMYWGTSRWSAMEIMEAYSVARQFNLIPPVCEQAEYHYFQRDKVEVQLPELYHKIGVGAMTWSPLACGLITGKYSDGVPECSRAAMKGYQWLKERVNSEEGRRQLAKIKELHLLADRLGCTAAQLAIAWCLRSEGVSSVLLGVSTADQLIENLGALQILSQMNPQTITEIDALLGNKPHAKKESRA